TTGTCTCCTAGACAAACCAATCGCTTCTTTTGCTCTCGCATCTTTTTCTTGCCTCTTCCTCAGTGAAGCCATCTCGCTTCTCATTGCTTTCATGTGCCTCTCTACTATCCTAACTGCATCTTGATCATCACAAGCCTCTTTGGCAATGTCACCAAAACCCCTTTTCATTGTTGCATAGCGCATCAGCTTCCTAGAATTCTCTGGCATCTCCTGTTGCGCGGGGTTTAGCTGCTGCGTGCCGTGCAGCCCGAGTGCGGCATCTGCGTTCCACGTCCACCTCTTGAGGATGTAGTGCTGCGGCAGGACCCTGACGCCTTCCTGCTGCATAACTCTCAGGATGTGGCAGCACACGATCCCATCCCTATCAAACTTGCAACATTCACAAGAGTACATGCCTGCCTCTATATCAGCAGCCAACCTGAATGTCCTTGCGTCGTACTGTCCGGAATGGCAGGTCATCGAAATGGCCTCAAATGTGTTCTGCCCAGTCCGCGCGCAATGGTACGAGGATGTCATTTGTAGCTTCTCCTGAAACCTGGAGCTCCAAGCAAATCAAATACAGttaataagtttttttttgcaaggcaACAATACTTGAAAACATGGGGCAACTTTTAGCACCACCCATTGGCAACATCATTTACTACAAATTCCCATTTCTTTTTTAGCAGCCTATGTGAGAATTTCAAACTAAGCATCTCCAGATTGGCAAACGTAGCTATCTGACACTAGCAACTTGGCATTTTTAATACGTGGCAACTTTGTATATGTCATTATTTCTAAAATAGTACCAACTTTTACCAAAAGACAAGCTAATATGATTATGATTTTTGCGAGGCAACAGCATATGAAATCATGTGGTAGCTTTAAACAGCCCCCTTTGGCAACTTcattaattttaaaaatacCAATCTTTTTTCTTCAGCGGGACCTTCCTGAGAATTTTCAAACTAAGTTTCTTCttcatagtttttttttggggggggggggggggggggtatgtGTCATGTGTGTCACAGCGGCAAGTTCATCAATGTGGCACTGGCAACTAAACTTGTGTTACACTGGCTACTTTTAGGAATAAATGCAAtgcttaaaaaataaaataaaaaaacttttGTGTGCGCATATCATGGCGGAGATGCGAGTGGGGGGGTTCCGTGTCACCTGTTAAACATCCTTCTTGTGTATACCAACTTCACCTGTTCCTCTATCGGGCTGAACCCCCATTTCTTCGGCACGGTGAGCGCCGTTTCAGCCTCAGCTTGCCTCTCTACTCCTAGTATCTTCTCTTGCAGAGCCGAGTATTGCTGCGCAAAGTCGTATATTGAATTGCTGGGGCTGACATATCTTTTTAACACGGCATTGAACCCCTCGCTCCGCTGCGTGGACTGCAAAAAAGGGTAGAAACTGAGCATGAAGTATGCAGGCACCCAACTTGTCCGGTTTTCCCATAGAGATGATAGGTCCTCATTATCTTGCACTTGATATTTCTCAATCATTGCGCCCCACTTCAACTCAAATTCTGCCGGTGTGAAGCTATTGTTTATGCAGTCCTCAAAATCAGCGTGCCGCTCCAGGTTCCTGCCCATGAATCCACCCATCTTTTCTTGCGCTTTCTTCATAATGTGCCAGCGACAATTCCTATGTCTTGTTTCTGGGAAAACCTCTAATATCGTGTTCCTCATTGCAAAGTCTTGGTCTGTTGTGATATTTGCGGGTGCAATCCCATCCATCGCTTCCAAGAATGTATTGAACAACCATATGAAGCTGAGGGTGTCTTCGTTTCGCAGGAACCCACACCCAAACTGAACCGATTGACAATGGTTGTTTACTCCAATGAAAGGCACGCACGGCATGTTGTACTTAT
This is a stretch of genomic DNA from Brachypodium distachyon strain Bd21 chromosome 1, Brachypodium_distachyon_v3.0, whole genome shotgun sequence. It encodes these proteins:
- the LOC112269813 gene encoding protein FAR1-RELATED SEQUENCE 5-like, with protein sequence MVPETPLSHGSSGERAVDGDNNEDDEDADDVMSAPVKPTVGMRFDSIASAKKHYLDYARWNGFGIRIDYQRPIKSGETSRAQFVCYLAGRNKKEREDPHRPESVVPKRKRNITERTSCHARMKVKLDGATYTAEQFEEEHNHNVLKKFDLGKYLRSHRHMPREEREFVKLLHACNLRTSQMMQILSTLHGKLNNLSYTRTNMANFRAALRREHCLMDMKYTLRYFKKLKKEDDDFFYSFELDNEDRVINLYWIDVEARRSYKYYNDCISFDITYLTNKYNMPCVPFIGVNNHCQSVQFGCGFLRNEDTLSFIWLFNTFLEAMDGIAPANITTDQDFAMRNTILEVFPETRHRNCRWHIMKKAQEKMGGFMGRNLERHADFEDCINNSFTPAEFELKWGAMIEKYQVQDNEDLSSLWENRTSWVPAYFMLSFYPFLQSTQRSEGFNAVLKRYVSPSNSIYDFAQQYSALQEKILGVERQAEAETALTVPKKWGFSPIEEQVKLEKLQMTSSYHCARTGQNTFEAISMTCHSGQYDARTFRLAADIEAGMYSCECCKFDRDGIVCCHILRVMQQEGVRVLPQHYILKRWTWNADAALGLHGTQQLNPAQQEMPENSRKLMRYATMKRGFGDIAKEACDDQDAVRIVERHMKAMRSEMASLRKRQEKDARAKEAIAFVGVMPLVALFRHYFYPRVEKKTSLSSGVLFHFRDRLKS